Proteins from one Clupea harengus chromosome 17, Ch_v2.0.2, whole genome shotgun sequence genomic window:
- the LOC105894764 gene encoding mannose-specific lectin-like, translating to MSRNYMSKFDELRKGDYLMSNNHEWKAVFQDDGNFVIYGWKPMWNSDTAGQRDAHRLCMQDDCNFVMYKRDNKMMWQTKSQASGGFKTCRMWLRNDGTMVVERDGEEVWSSAQSKGFK from the exons ATGAGCAGAAACTACATGTCCAAGTTTGATGAGCTCCGCAAGGGAGACTACCTTATGTCCAACAACCACGAGTGGAAGGCTGTCTTCCAG GATGATGGCAACTTTGTCATCTACGGCTGGAAGCCCATGTGGAACTCGGACACAGCCGGCCAGCGTGATGCCCACCGCCTGTGCATGCAGGACGACTGCAACTTCGTCATGTACAAGAGGGACAACAAGATGATGTGGCAGACCAAGAGCCAGGCCTCCGGCGGCTTCAAGACCTGCCGCATGTGGCTGCGCAACGACGGTACCATGGTggtggagagggatggggaggaggtgtgGTCCTCTGCCCAGTCCAAGGGCTTCAAGTAA